A segment of the Candidatus Bathyarchaeia archaeon genome:
TCGGCCTTCCCCCTGAGCTTCTTCCTGATCTCTTGGATTTGGCTTGATCTCACCTTTCGCAGATCGGCCACCGCAACGACCCTATACTCCCCAAGGGCCTTGACGAGCCTCTCGAATATGGCAACCTTCCTCTTCGGGATCCTCTTTTGAACTACTACGGATTGCAATTAGGCCACCTTCATGCTCGGCCCCATAGTGAGCTTCAGCCGCACGGACTCGATGTTCTTGGCCCCCTTTTGAAGGCTTTCCTCCAAGGCCCCGAGCACGGCCTTGGCGTTCTCCTCGATTCGCTTGGGGTCCATGTCCTCCGTCCCAATGCGGCATTGGACGAGCGGCTGATCCTTGACGCGTATCCTGACCATCCTACGATGCTTAGCCAACGCCTCCTCTAGGGGGGCGTTTGGCGGGATTGGGGTTGGCATCTTGCCCCTCGGCCCTAGGACCGGGCCCAATATCTTCCCGACGAGCGGCATGAGCGGGGCCTCCGCGATGAAGAAATCGTATTCCTCGGCCAGCTTCTTGGCGGCCTTCTTATCCCCGGCCAGCCTTTCCAGATCTTCCTTTGACATAGCGAGGTCCGCGCCCGCGGCCCTCGCCCTTAGGGCGAAATCCCCTCCGCCTATGGCGCAGACCTTCACGGCCTTATTCGGAGGATTCGGTAATTCGACCGTCTTGCTTATCCTGCCCTCCGGGCTCTTGAGATTTATATCCCTAAGCTTGATGATCAACTCGACCGATTGGGTGAAGTTCCTCTTAGGGGTCGCCTCCTTGACCTTGAGGAAAGCTCCCGCCAAATCTAGGGCGCGGAGGGACAAGGCAACCACTCTTTTTTTGGCTTTAGCGCAATCCGATCGTAAAATAAAAGGATTTGCCCAGCGAAAGCGGATCGCTCGATCGGTTAACTGATCCCTTTTTAAGTACAATACGGGATCCCTTGCCAAAAAGGGGCGTCGGCGGGTTTGCTGGAGCTCATCGCCGCCTATGGCCACTTGGGCGCATTCCTGGTTTCCCTATTGGTCAACTTGATCCCCTTCGCATCGCCCTCGAACGCCGTATTGGCCGGGGCGTTCGCAGCCCTACTGCCCAATCATCCCAAATGGTCCATGGGCCTCGGGGTGGCCTTGGGGGCCACGCTCGCGAAGGCGGCCCATTTTTACCTGAGCGGATTGGGGGGAGCCTTGCTCGAGAGCAAGGGCTTGGGGAAGCGCATGGGGAGGGAGCTGAACAAATGGGGGGCCCTGCTGGCCTTCCTCGTGGCGGCCACGCCGATCCCGGATGACCCGATAGTGATCCCCTTGGGGGCGGCGGGCTATAGCGCTTGGAGGTTCTTGATGAGCTATTTCTTGGGTAAGGCGCTCATTTGTATCGCCGGGGCTTACGTTGGAGGATATGCGATCCTCGGGATATCCGACCTCCTCGGCGATGCTCGATTGGCGATCGCATCCCTGATGGCTTCCCTTTTGATCCTCTCGGCCATATTGAAGCTCGATATCTCCAAGCTCCTATCCAGGGCCCTAGAGTCGCGCGGGGAGGACGGATCAGAGGGGCGATCCTAGGCGTCAGCCGGGCGCCCCCCAAGCATCTATCTTGCTCCAAATCTCCCTCGTGAGCTCCCGCCAGTTCGCCATGGCCATTTTGTAAAGCTTTGAGTTTTGTATGGCTATTCCCCCAAGGTTTGCGAGAATCGATAGAAATTCCCTATCGTTCTCATCAAAATCCCTCGGCTCCTTGGAATAGACCTTCAGGACTCCCGCCACCCTACCCTTTATGAATAGGGGCGCGGCCAATATTCCCCTCATCCCCCAAGCCCTCACCTCCTCGAGGTCCTTCGCCCTGGGGTCCGAGCTCGCATCGAATATCGCCACCACTTCGCCGCTCAAGAGTTCCGGGAGCTCCTTCGAAATCGGCATCGACTTCGCCAATCCCCTATCGCCGAACCCATATGCGAACGCGAGCTCCAATTCGCCGCCCCCCTCCTCTAAGAGCCAAAGCGCGCTCCCCTGAGTGCCCAAGCCGCTCGCGGCGGCCCTCGCCACCCTCTCGAATACCTCTTCCGGCTTCAAGCTAGACGTGATCCTCTTCGATATTTCCAATAACGTTGACATATTCTCCATCCTCCTCCTGAGCGATTCCCCCATCCTAGCGTTCTCTATGGCTATGGCCCCCAAATTCGCGAGGGCCGTGAGGAACGTTAGTTCGCTTTTCGAGAACTTATGAGGTTCGGAGGAGAAGACCCGCAGGGATCCAAGGTATTTATCCCTAGCGATGAGGGGCACCGCTGCCATGGATCTGAGCCCTTCCCTAATGGCCTCTTCTGGGTATTGGAGCCTCTCATCCCTCCCTATGTCCTCGACGATTATGGGCTCCCCCCTCAGGGCCCTTTCATCGTATAAGCTCCTCTTGAACTCCACTGGGCCCTTCCTCAGATAGGCATCGCTTAGCCCATAGGCGGCCGCCAATTCGAGCATCTCCCCCCTTTTATCCAATAGCCTTATGGTGCAGGCCTTCAGGCCCAAGCCGTCGGCCGCGCTCTTGGCTATGAGGTTCAGAACCGCTGGTAGGTTGCCCGCGGAGCCCAAGGCCTTAGCTATTTCATGGAGCATCCAACAATATTCGAGATCTGTTTTGGACAACGATAAACACCATTAAGTCCATGTCCAACTGGCGCCTTGGATAATAAAACCTTTATGGGGTTGTGGGCGGGGCATGCCCCGATCCCCTTTTAAGGGCTCGTGAAAGCTTCGATGAACACGCGGCGAATCCCAAGGACCCTATATATGATCTTTTAGGATCCGTTCGAGATTGGGCATTGGCAATCCGCGAGGCCTCCTGCCGCCCAATACCCTCTCCTCAAACGTGGGCCTCTCGGCCTTGTAAAAGATTCCTATCGGGATCCGCTCGGCCCCGCCTCCATAATCCCACTCCCGCGCCCTATCCATGGCCTCCTCCCAGTTGCTCGAGTCATGGCCCCTTTCCTGCAAATCGTAGACCCTCTTGGAGAAGAAATCCCAGGTATCTCGAAAGGTCACGCAGGGTTGAAGGACGTCGACTATGGAAAATCCCCTATGGGATATCGCCTCCCGGATCATCGACCTCAGGTGCTGTAGGTTCCCGGGGAACGCCCTCGCCACGAAGGTAGCGCCGCTCGAGAGCATCAGGGCGATCGGGTTAATGGGATCCTCTGGGGAACCCCTAGGCGTGGATTTGCCTGGGAAGCCGGGGGGCGATGTGGGCGTGAATTGCCCGGTGGTTAAGCCATAAACCCCGTTATCATGTATTATCATAGATATGCCCACGTTCCTCTTCGCGGCGAATACCAAATGCTCCAAGCCCTCCCCATAGGCATCGCCGTCCCCGGCGAAGCCCACGACCGTCAACTCCGGGTTCGCGAGCTTCACCCCGGTGGCCGGGGCGACCACCCTGCCATGGAGGGAGTAAAAGGAGTTGACCCTTAGGTAATCGCTCATCTTCGCATGACATCCTATCCCGGATAGCACGACGAGGTTCTCGATCCTGAGTTTGCCCCCCTCCATGAG
Coding sequences within it:
- a CDS encoding VTT domain-containing protein is translated as MLELIAAYGHLGAFLVSLLVNLIPFASPSNAVLAGAFAALLPNHPKWSMGLGVALGATLAKAAHFYLSGLGGALLESKGLGKRMGRELNKWGALLAFLVAATPIPDDPIVIPLGAAGYSAWRFLMSYFLGKALICIAGAYVGGYAILGISDLLGDARLAIASLMASLLILSAILKLDISKLLSRALESRGEDGSEGRS
- a CDS encoding GAF domain-containing protein, with translation MSKTDLEYCWMLHEIAKALGSAGNLPAVLNLIAKSAADGLGLKACTIRLLDKRGEMLELAAAYGLSDAYLRKGPVEFKRSLYDERALRGEPIIVEDIGRDERLQYPEEAIREGLRSMAAVPLIARDKYLGSLRVFSSEPHKFSKSELTFLTALANLGAIAIENARMGESLRRRMENMSTLLEISKRITSSLKPEEVFERVARAAASGLGTQGSALWLLEEGGGELELAFAYGFGDRGLAKSMPISKELPELLSGEVVAIFDASSDPRAKDLEEVRAWGMRGILAAPLFIKGRVAGVLKVYSKEPRDFDENDREFLSILANLGGIAIQNSKLYKMAMANWRELTREIWSKIDAWGAPG
- a CDS encoding 50S ribosomal protein L1; the encoded protein is MVALSLRALDLAGAFLKVKEATPKRNFTQSVELIIKLRDINLKSPEGRISKTVELPNPPNKAVKVCAIGGGDFALRARAAGADLAMSKEDLERLAGDKKAAKKLAEEYDFFIAEAPLMPLVGKILGPVLGPRGKMPTPIPPNAPLEEALAKHRRMVRIRVKDQPLVQCRIGTEDMDPKRIEENAKAVLGALEESLQKGAKNIESVRLKLTMGPSMKVA
- a CDS encoding thiamine pyrophosphate-dependent enzyme; its protein translation is MRASDLKTYAKNTWCPGCGNFAIELAARQAFVELMEGGKLRIENLVVLSGIGCHAKMSDYLRVNSFYSLHGRVVAPATGVKLANPELTVVGFAGDGDAYGEGLEHLVFAAKRNVGISMIIHDNGVYGLTTGQFTPTSPPGFPGKSTPRGSPEDPINPIALMLSSGATFVARAFPGNLQHLRSMIREAISHRGFSIVDVLQPCVTFRDTWDFFSKRVYDLQERGHDSSNWEEAMDRAREWDYGGGAERIPIGIFYKAERPTFEERVLGGRRPRGLPMPNLERILKDHI